One window of Metopolophium dirhodum isolate CAU chromosome 3, ASM1992520v1, whole genome shotgun sequence genomic DNA carries:
- the LOC132940932 gene encoding proprotein convertase subtilisin/kexin type 5-like, with protein MYKLPSLVKTAYYACNDFERNRFDLLHTPDIDMRNCCQSLLELFKVDKDQDGRNDRQTMFRRSQFAINDDMFKHICEKAAFNGHIDCLKLAHEIGVHWDTVPGLANFRGKACDLAAKSGNLECLRYAFENGCPFDEDTCSNAALNGHLECLTFTRENHCPWDEDTCSSAALNGHLECLTYARENGCPWDENTCCNAATNGHLECLTYARETHCPWDEDTCSSAALNGHLECLTYARKNGCPWDESTCSNAATNGHLQCLAYAFENRCPWDEDTCSSAALKGHLQCLAYAFENGCPWDEDTCSRAALNGHLQCLAYAFENRCPWDEVTCSSATLNGHLKCLAYAFENGCPWDEVSCSSATLNGHLKCLAYAFENGCPWDEVTCGTAAMNGHLDCLVYARENRCPWDQHTCSVAALNGHLQCIAYAFENGCPWDEDTCSSAALNGHLECLTYAWENHCPWDEDTCSSAALNCHLECLTYARENGCPWDENTCSSAALKGHLQCLAYAFENGCPWDENTCSNAATNGHLQCLAYAIENGCPWDEDTCSRAALNGHLQCLAYAFENGCPWDEDTCSNAAMNGHLECLTYARENHCPWDEDTCSSAALNGHLECLTYARENGCPWDENTCSNAATNGHLECLTYARENNCPWDEDTCSSAAFNGHLECLTYARENHCPWDEDTCSSSALNGHLECLTYARENGCPWDENTCSNAATNGHLECLTYARENHCPWDEDTCSSAALNGHLECLTYARENGCPWDESTCSNASTNGHLECLTYAWENHCPWDDDTCSSAALNGHLECLTYARENGCPWDENTCSNAATNGHLECLTYARENHCAWDDVTCSSAALNGHLQCLAYAFENGCSWDEDTCSRAALNGHLQCLAYAFENGCPWDEDTCSSAALNGHLKCLAYAFENGCPWDEVTCSSAAENGHLECLVYARENGCLWNSLTCNFAAYGE; from the coding sequence ATGTACAAACTACCTAGCCTAGTGAAAACGGCGTACTACGCGTGCAACGACTTCGAACGTAACAGGTTTGACTTGCTGCACACGCCGGATATCGATATGCGAAATTGTTGCCAGTCGCTGTTAGAATTATTCAAAGTCGACAAAGACCAAGACGGGCGCAACGATAGGCAGACAATGTTCAGGCGGTCTCAGTTCGCCATCAATGACGATATGTTTAAACACATATGCGAGAAGGCAGCGTTCAACGGGCACATCGATTGCCTGAAACTAGCACACGAGATTGGCGTCCATTGGGACACCGTGCCTGGATTGGCCAATTTCAGAGGCAAGGCGTGTGATCTGGCTGCGAAATCAGGCAATCTGGAATGTCTAAGGTACGCTTTTGAGAACGGGTGTCCATTTGATGAGGATACATGCAGCAACGCCGCGTTGAACGGTCATCTGGAGTGCCTGACTTTCACACGGGAAAACCATTGCCCTTGGGACGAGGATACGTGCAGCAGCGCCGCATTGAACGGTCATCTGGAGTGCCTCACTTACGCACGGGAAAACGGATGTCCCTGGGACGAGAATACGTGCTGCAACGCAGCGACAAACGGTCACCTGGAGTGCCTGACTTACGCACGGGAAACCCATTGTCCTTGGGACGAGGATACGTGCAGCAGCGCCGCGTTGAACGGTCATCTGGAGTGCCTCACTTACGCACGGAAAAACGGATGTCCCTGGGACGAGAGTACGTGCAGCAACGCAGCAACGAACGGTCACCTGCAGTGCCTAGCTTACGCCTTTGAGAACAGGTGTCCCTGGGACGAGGATACGTGCAGCAGCGCCGCGTTGAAAGGTCACCTGCAGTGCCTAGCTTACGCCTTTGAGAACGGGTGTCCCTGGGACGAGGATACGTGCAGCAGAGCCGCGTTGAACGGTCACCTGCAGTGCCTAGCTTACGCTTTTGAGAACAGGTGTCCCTGGGATGAGGTTACGTGCAGCAGCGCCACGTTGAACGGTCATCTGAAGTGCCTAGCTTACGCTTTTGAGAACGGGTGTCCCTGGGATGAGGTTTCGTGCAGCAGCGCCACGTTGAACGGTCATCTGAAGTGCCTAGCTTACGCTTTTGAGAACGGGTGTCCCTGGGACGAGGTTACGTGCGGCACTGCAGCGATGAACGGTCACCTGGACTGTCTGGTATACGCACGGGAAAACAGGTGCCCTTGGGACCAGCATACGTGCAGCGTCGCTGCGTTAAATGGTCACCTGCAATGCATAGCTTACGCCTTTGAGAATGGGTGTCCCTGGGACGAGGATACGTGCAGCAGCGCCGCGTTAAACGGTCACCTGGAGTGCCTGACTTACGCATGGGAAAACCATTGCCCTTGGGACGAGGATACGTGCAGCAGTGCCGCGTTGAACTGTCATCTGGAGTGCCTCACTTATGCACGGGAAAACGGATGTCCCTGGGACGAGAATACGTGCAGCAGCGCTGCGTTGAAAGGTCACCTGCAGTGCCTAGCTTACGCCTTTGAGAACGGGTGTCCCTGGGACGAGAATACGTGCAGCAACGCAGCGACGAACGGTCACCTGCAGTGCCTAGCTTATGCCATTGAGAACGGGTGTCCCTGGGACGAGGATACGTGCAGCAGAGCCGCGTTGAACGGTCACCTGCAATGCCTTGCTTACGCCTTTGAGAACGGGTGTCCCTGGGACGAGGATACGTGCAGTAACGCAGCGATGAACGGTCACTTGGAGTGCCTGACTTACGCACGAGAAAACCATTGCCCTTGGGACGAGGATACATGCAGCAGCGCTGCGTTGAACGGTCATCTGGAGTGCCTCACTTACGCACGGGAAAATGGATGTCCCTGGGACGAGAATACGTGCAGCAACGCAGCGACGAACGGTCACCTAGAGTGCCTGACTTATGCACGAGAAAACAATTGCCCTTGGGACGAGGATACGTGCAGCAGCGCCGCGTTCAACGGTCATCTGGAGTGCCTGACTTACGCACGGGAAAACCATTGCCCTTGGGACGAGGATACGTGCAGCAGTTCCGCGTTGAACGGTCATCTGGAGTGCCTCACTTACGCACGGGAAAATGGATGTCCCTGGGACGAGAATACGTGCAGCAACGCAGCGACGAACGGTCACCTAGAGTGCCTGACTTATGCACGAGAAAACCATTGCCCTTGGGACGAGGATACGTGCAGCAGCGCCGCGTTGAACGGTCATCTGGAGTGCCTCACTTACGCACGGGAAAACGGATGTCCCTGGGACGAGAGTACGTGCAGCAACGCATCAACGAACGGTCACCTGGAGTGCCTGACTTACGCATGGGAAAACCATTGCCCTTGGGACGATGATACGTGCAGCAGTGCCGCGTTGAACGGTCATCTGGAGTGCCTCACTTACGCACGGGAAAACGGATGTCCCTGGGACGAGAATACGTGCAGCAACGCAGCAACGAACGGTCACCTGGAGTGCCTGACTTACGCACGGGAAAACCATTGCGCTTGGGACGATGTTACGTGCAGCAGCGCCGCGTTGAACGGTCACCTTCAGTGCCTAGCTTACGCCTTTGAGAACGGGTGTTCCTGGGACGAGGATACGTGCAGCAGAGCCGCGTTGAACGGTCACCTTCAGTGCCTAGCTTACGCTTTTGAGAACGGGTGTCCCTGGGACGAGGATACGTGCAGCAGCGCCGCGTTGAACGGTCATCTGAAGTGCCTAGCATACGCCTTTGAGAACGGGTGTCCCTGGGACGAGGTTACGTGCAGCAGCGCCGCGGAGAACGGTCACCTGGAGTGCCTGGTGTACGCACGGGAAAACGGGTGCCTGTGGAACTCGCTAACGTGCAACTTCGCAGCGTACGGTGAATAG